A section of the Styela clava chromosome 9, kaStyClav1.hap1.2, whole genome shotgun sequence genome encodes:
- the LOC144411647 gene encoding uncharacterized protein LOC144411647, whose translation MKVIVAGFSKTGTKTLNSALTKLGYTVYDYPENAFILGDDWEKIQKYGWTTADFKRMYENVDVVMDAPCCCFWEEIHKAFPDAKIILSIRDSDEQWLKSLEKQMLSSEGNWAVKLMTYLSPTYRSIMNKTALPTSLIMFGVDDIRAICYKPYNRDLFKLKYRAHNAYVLQNAPPDKLLVYKVTEGWE comes from the exons ATGAAAGTTATAGTTGCTGGGTTCTCCAAAACTGGTACAAAGACTTTAAACTCAGCGTTAACTAAATTAGGATATACGGTATATGATTATCCAGAAAACGCATTCATATTGGGAGATGATTgggaaaaaatacaaaaatatggcTGGACAACAGCTGATTTTAAGCGAATGTACGAAAACGTAGATGTCGTCATGGACGCACCGTGTTGCTGTTTCTGGGAAGAAATTCATAAAGCATTTCCTGATGCAAAG ATAATTTTATCTATTCGAGATAGTGATGAACAATGGCTCAAAAGTTTGGAAAAACAAATGCTGAGTTCAGAAGGAAATTGGGCTGTCAAATTGATGACTTATCTCTCGCCGACTTATCGCAGTATTATGAACAAAACTGCATTACCAACGT CTCTAATAATGTTTGGAGTTGATGACATCAGAGCAATTTGTTACAAACCTTACAACAGAGATTTGTTCAAACTCAAGTATCGCGCACACAATGCTTACGTGTTGCAG AATGCCCCACCTGATAAACTTCTCGTCTACAAAGTTACAGAAGGTTGGGAGTAA
- the LOC120339558 gene encoding uncharacterized protein LOC120339558: MKVIVAGFPKTGTKTINTVLTEFGYKVYDYPENAFDYGDDWGRIFKEGWSVSDFQRMYRDVDAVVDVPCSYFWEEIHKAFPDAKIILSIRENEEAWLKSLENQMKMIDFNMLGLMQHLSPTFRKLERNMDLNFSPAMFGISDIRDIGRKPYNKELLKLKYRAHNAHVIQNAPSDKLLIYKVTDGWDPICKFLGVPVPNKPFPHKNKGGKYVIDIINSHPYARKMEKELLLSLLASATMIGIGGYMVYKIGFSNLRETSMNLFTSAQSYFCE; this comes from the exons ATGAAGGTTATAGTTGCTGGATTTCCTAAAACAGGTACAAAGACCATAAACACAGTTTTAACTGAATTTGGATACAAGGTGTACGATTACCCTGAAAATGCTTTCGATTATGGAGATGACTGGGGACGAATATTTAAAGAAGGCTGGAGCGTAAGTGATTTTCAGCGAATGTACAGAGATGTAGATGCTGTTGTTGACGTGCCATGTTCCTATTTCTGGGAGGAAATCCACAAAGCATTTCCAGATGCAAAG ATCATTCTATCAATTCGTGAAAATGAAGAAGCATGGTTGAAAAGTTTAGAGAATCAAATGAAGATGATAGATTTTAACATGTTAGGATTAATGCAACACCTTTCACCTACATTCAGAAAGTTGGAACGTAATATGGATCTTAATTTCT CTCCAGCTATGTTTGGTATCTCAGACATACGAGATATAGGGCGTAAACCATACAACAAGGAATTGCTGAAGCTTAAATATCGTGCTCATAACGCGCATGTCATTCAG AATGCACCATCGGACAAGCTTCTCATTTACAAAGTCACTGATGGTTGGGATCCTATTTGTAAATTTCTTGGAGTTCCTGTTCCTAACAAACCATTCCCGCACAAAAATAAAGGTGGAAAATATGTTATTGATATTATAAACTCTCATCCATATGCTAGAAAGATGGAGAAAGAACTGTTGCTGTCATTACTAGCTTCTGCCACCATGATTGGAATCGGCGGTTATATGGTGTATAAAATCGGTTTCTCAAACCTTCGAGAAACATCCATGAACTTGTTTACAAGTGCACAATCCTACTTTTGTGAATAA